GTCCTTGTACATCCACCCGGACGAATGCGTCGACTGCGGGGCCTGTGAGCCGGTCTGCCCGGTCGAGGCGATCTTCTACGAGGACGACACTCCGGACGAGTGGAAGGACTACTACAAGGCGAACGTCGAGTTCTTCGACGAGCTCGGTTCGCCCGGCGGCGCCAGCAAGCTGGGCCTGATCGAGCGGGACCACCCGTTCATCGCCGCGCTGCCGCCGCAGGCCTAGTCGTCCGCATCAGCGGCCCGCACCTCGTGCCGCCTCGGTCCCGTACGGCCTGAACGCCTCCGAGCGTGGCCGTACGGGGCCGAGGCGTTTGCCGTACGACCCGAAAGTGAGCCGATCGCCGTGTCCGCAGTCTCCGACCGCCTTCCCGCCTTCCCCTGGGA
This is a stretch of genomic DNA from Streptomyces sp. NBC_00285. It encodes these proteins:
- the fdxA gene encoding ferredoxin, encoding MTYVIAQPCVDVKDKACIEECPVDCIYEGSRSLYIHPDECVDCGACEPVCPVEAIFYEDDTPDEWKDYYKANVEFFDELGSPGGASKLGLIERDHPFIAALPPQA